Below is a window of Fervidobacterium pennivorans DSM 9078 DNA.
GCCAGGTCCGAGCCTTGATTGGTTAAGATACGCGAAAAGCCCACGAACAAAGGCAAAAATTAAGAGGTTCTTTAAAGAAAAAGAAAGAGAACAACTTATCGAAAGAGGGAAAGACGTTCTTAGAAGGGTAGCTAAGAAGTTAAACATCTCTATCGAAGAACTCTTACAAAAACCAGAGATAAAAAAATACTTGACCGCACACCAAATTGACGAGGAAGAATTCATCACCAGGCTTGGAGATAAAACAATCACTCAAGATGAATTGATGTTGATAGTAGGTTTTAAAGAACAACCCAAAAAGAAGGTAACAAAAGCAAAGAAAAAATCACCTGCATCACTTGTGATTGTTGACGGACTTGAAAGTCTTGAAACACTATTTGCAAAATGTTGTAACCCAATCCCAGGTGATAAAATAGTCGGAGTTGCAAGTAAACGGGGCATTGTAATACATAGGTCCAATTGTCAAAATGTTGTAGGACTCGGACCGGATAGAAAATTCCCAGCTCTTTGGCGCTCGGATGTAACAGCCCAGTTTGGTGTCTTAGTAAAGATGGAACTTGATAAAAAAGAAAGAGTTCCAGAGTTGCTTTCAAAGACTATGGAAAGAAAAATCGAAGTAAAAAACTTTAAGTTTGAAGCTATAGGAGATGATTTTGTGATAATATCACTTAGTGTTATCGTTAAGTCGCTTGATGAACTCGAACAAATAATGGACTACTTCAAATCATCACCAGGCGTTAGAAAGGTGGTTCGAGGATAGATATGCGCGCTGTTGTTCAGAGAGTTACAAAAGCGAGTGTTACAGTAGACAACGAAGTTGTTGGAAGAATTTCAAATGGTTTAGTTATTTTGCTTGGTGTAGGAAAAGATGACAACGAGGAAGATGCCAAATACTTGGCAGAGAAAATCGTGAACCTAAGGATTTTCGACGACGAAAACGGTAAAATGAATCTTTCACTGTTAGATGTCAAAGGGCAGGCACTTATTATTTCTCAGTTCACACTTT
It encodes the following:
- the dtd gene encoding D-aminoacyl-tRNA deacylase yields the protein MRAVVQRVTKASVTVDNEVVGRISNGLVILLGVGKDDNEEDAKYLAEKIVNLRIFDDENGKMNLSLLDVKGQALIISQFTLYGDCRRGRRPSYSDSAPPDLAKALYEKFIELVKSYGVHVETGIFAAHMLVEIHNDGPVTLLLDSKKVF